In one Tepidisphaeraceae bacterium genomic region, the following are encoded:
- a CDS encoding GNAT family N-acetyltransferase → MLSNFFRPITPATSVDGPLLCRAAQRGEFNDAIKLILSTNNRPASDAQVVDFLRYAVHRDINLNDLWLALRDGRLVWAALPVVNPGRTMLLLMPDEPPTTDSPAAVALLNAVCDHFGGRGITLAQALLEPGATVADLLATQAGFLPLAELIYLQADIRRVPTAAQVGIHWRTYSSAAHDLFARTILQTYADSLDCPALNGLRDIEDIIVGHKGPGAFRPDLWLLATDDTGTPLGVLLLAQIADGDTLELVYLGVVPAARGRGIAQAMMREAMAIGRSLQATRLTLAVDSRNTPALRLYYGHGLQRFASKVALIRDLRRPASVTAPALSTPLAEPV, encoded by the coding sequence GCTGTCAAATTTCTTTCGCCCCATCACACCCGCCACTTCCGTTGACGGTCCGCTGTTGTGTCGCGCTGCGCAACGCGGCGAGTTCAACGACGCGATCAAGTTGATCCTGTCGACCAATAATAGACCCGCGAGCGACGCACAAGTTGTGGATTTTCTGCGTTATGCCGTCCATCGCGACATCAACCTCAACGACCTCTGGCTCGCGCTGCGCGATGGCCGATTGGTGTGGGCGGCGCTGCCCGTGGTGAACCCCGGCCGCACGATGCTGCTGTTGATGCCCGACGAGCCCCCCACCACCGATTCCCCTGCCGCCGTGGCGCTGTTAAACGCAGTCTGCGATCACTTCGGTGGCCGCGGCATTACGCTTGCCCAAGCCTTGCTTGAACCGGGCGCGACCGTTGCCGACCTGCTTGCCACGCAAGCGGGCTTTCTGCCGCTGGCCGAGTTGATCTACCTGCAGGCCGACATCCGCCGCGTGCCCACCGCGGCGCAGGTGGGCATCCATTGGCGGACCTACTCGTCCGCCGCGCACGACCTGTTCGCCCGCACGATCCTGCAGACCTACGCCGACAGCCTCGACTGCCCCGCCCTCAACGGTTTGCGCGATATTGAAGACATCATCGTCGGCCACAAGGGTCCCGGCGCCTTCCGGCCCGATCTGTGGTTGCTCGCGACCGACGACACTGGCACCCCGCTCGGCGTGCTTCTGCTGGCGCAAATTGCCGACGGCGACACGCTGGAACTCGTCTACTTGGGCGTCGTTCCCGCCGCCCGCGGGCGCGGCATCGCGCAGGCGATGATGCGGGAAGCGATGGCGATCGGTCGCTCGCTGCAGGCCACGCGCCTCACCCTCGCGGTCGATTCGCGCAATACGCCGGCGCTTCGCCTCTACTACGGTCACGGCCTGCAGCGCTTCGCCTCGAAGGTTGCCCTGATCCGCGATCTGCGCCGGCCGGCCTCCGTCACCGCCCCCGCGCTCTCTACGCCGCTGGCGGAACCGGTGTAG
- the dnaA gene encoding chromosomal replication initiator protein DnaA, producing MSCIGAQDLQLARLADAIAQRVGPQRFHVWFNNSTRLDLKQDGLEIAVPNDFISDWIGTHFNRPIQEAAHEVLGGPLPVRFCVVPELFEVEAALKNAGVDTKAAPVIAKARIGESTTAIIANEVRRAAQSVTALPVMRTIPQSSTQHGGSSTEMSGLSSANSPYSARPRLRHDIETYVVGPSNQLAYNAALYVAEFPGAQYNPLFIHGACGLGKTHLLQGLCKKFIEHHPTKRWMYLTGEEFTNEFLLALRSNKLDTFRRKMRDLDLLVIDDVHFLGGKKATQEEFLHTFNAIEAMGRQVVLASDEHPKMIEEFGESLINRFVSGMVVRVDAPNYATRCEILRSLSLRSRLDLSEEVISWVARRVTQNVREIEGAVIRIAAHVKISGQPATVELAQAALGDLDRQLVQPVKPENVLASVCEYFGLEQKDLMSGRRQRTISLARSVAMFLIRKMAKLSFPEIGTRMGKRNHSTVISACRRIERAVAKNETLVWTSSVGDREEEASELLQRLEEQSRAKG from the coding sequence GTGAGCTGCATCGGTGCCCAGGATTTGCAGCTGGCGCGGTTGGCTGATGCCATCGCACAGCGCGTCGGACCGCAACGTTTTCATGTCTGGTTCAACAATTCGACCCGCTTGGACCTGAAGCAGGACGGCCTGGAGATCGCCGTCCCCAACGACTTCATCTCGGACTGGATCGGCACCCACTTCAACCGCCCGATTCAGGAAGCCGCCCACGAGGTGCTCGGCGGTCCGCTGCCCGTGCGATTCTGCGTGGTGCCCGAACTGTTCGAGGTGGAGGCCGCGCTGAAGAACGCCGGCGTCGACACGAAGGCCGCGCCGGTCATCGCCAAGGCGCGCATCGGTGAAAGCACGACCGCGATCATCGCCAACGAGGTCCGCCGCGCCGCTCAGTCCGTCACCGCGCTGCCGGTCATGCGCACGATCCCGCAGTCTTCGACGCAACATGGTGGCTCGTCCACCGAGATGTCAGGCCTGTCGTCGGCCAACTCGCCCTACTCGGCCCGCCCGCGCCTGCGTCACGATATCGAGACGTACGTCGTCGGCCCGAGCAACCAGCTCGCCTACAATGCCGCGTTGTACGTCGCCGAGTTCCCCGGCGCCCAGTACAACCCCCTGTTCATCCACGGCGCCTGCGGCCTGGGCAAGACCCACCTGCTGCAGGGCCTGTGCAAGAAGTTCATCGAGCACCACCCCACCAAGCGCTGGATGTATTTGACGGGTGAAGAGTTCACCAACGAGTTCCTGCTCGCGCTGCGCAGCAACAAGCTGGACACGTTCCGCCGGAAGATGCGCGACCTGGATCTGCTGGTGATCGACGACGTGCACTTCCTGGGTGGCAAGAAGGCGACGCAGGAGGAGTTCCTGCACACGTTCAACGCGATTGAAGCAATGGGCCGCCAGGTCGTGCTGGCCAGCGACGAGCACCCGAAGATGATCGAGGAGTTCGGCGAGTCGCTGATCAACCGCTTCGTCAGCGGCATGGTCGTCCGCGTCGACGCCCCCAACTACGCCACCCGCTGTGAGATCCTGCGTTCGCTGTCGCTACGAAGCCGGTTGGACTTGAGCGAAGAGGTGATCAGCTGGGTCGCCCGCCGGGTGACGCAGAACGTGCGCGAAATTGAGGGCGCGGTCATCCGCATCGCCGCCCACGTGAAGATCAGCGGCCAGCCCGCGACGGTCGAACTGGCCCAGGCCGCCTTGGGCGACTTGGATCGCCAGCTCGTGCAACCGGTGAAGCCCGAGAACGTGCTCGCCAGCGTCTGCGAGTACTTCGGCTTGGAACAGAAGGACCTCATGTCCGGCCGCCGCCAGCGCACGATCAGCCTCGCCCGCAGCGTCGCGATGTTCCTAATCCGCAAGATGGCGAAACTGAGCTTCCCCGAGATCGGCACGCGGATGGGCAAGCGCAACCACAGCACCGTCATCAGCGCCTGCCGTCGCATCGAACGGGCCGTGGCCAAGAATGAAACCTTGGTCTGGACGAGCTCGGTTGGTGACCGGGAAGAGGAAGCCTCGGAACTGCTGCAACGCCTGGAAGAGCAGAGCCGGGCGAAGGGGTAA
- the dnaG gene encoding DNA primase, producing MIGATDIVEVIGKTVALKKRGRKYLGLCPFHNEKTPSFNVDSERQYFHCFGCKAGGNVIDFVMKRDALPFVDAMKQLGELAGLEMPKYGVSKEKAGERQQLLDANAAAVMFFENQLAHAELGRPARDYLAKRGINDESVKRFRIGAAIPSWDALLKSPAMRKFPPGVLATAGLAKPRTNGEGHYDTFRNRLMFPIRDENGRTIAFGGRVMPGSDDPAKYLNSPETPLFSKSRSVFGLDLARQRIVETGMVAVVEGYTDVIMAHQFGVTNVVSILGTAMTEQHVTLLRRFASKIVLLFDADAAGDMAVNRAVSLFLTQPIDISIAAMPADVDPDEFLLEHGAEAFEKVLANAQDALTFKWKLLSKQFNDTGDLTVRQNAVGQYLEELAAARGSGPVDAMRWGMALQRVSRMTDISVEDLNRQFKPARPQFNRQPVRNAPPRFESDGQSPAESDSEPVYKAPAGPKTARDRAERWILGILLAQPERWHTVQQDVLVEDFTEVGRRKLAQRYWDHQRDEGEPVFSEFLGELKDAGLVELTIDLVDEVESLTDMDALLSESVAHLSESRLRQEGQKLMSALRRTNDERLPEQTEVDLLRQLQEKARRPDLRRG from the coding sequence GTGATAGGGGCCACGGATATCGTGGAGGTCATTGGTAAGACGGTCGCCCTGAAAAAGCGTGGCCGAAAGTACCTTGGCCTCTGCCCGTTCCACAACGAAAAGACGCCGTCCTTTAACGTCGACTCCGAGCGGCAATACTTTCATTGCTTCGGGTGCAAGGCCGGTGGGAACGTGATCGACTTCGTGATGAAGCGCGACGCGTTACCGTTCGTCGACGCGATGAAACAACTCGGTGAACTGGCCGGGCTGGAGATGCCGAAGTATGGCGTCTCGAAGGAAAAGGCTGGTGAACGCCAGCAACTGTTGGACGCCAACGCGGCCGCAGTGATGTTCTTTGAAAATCAGCTCGCTCATGCCGAACTCGGTCGGCCCGCCCGCGACTACCTCGCGAAGCGCGGCATCAACGACGAGTCGGTCAAGCGCTTCCGCATCGGCGCCGCGATTCCCAGTTGGGACGCGCTGCTGAAGTCGCCCGCGATGCGCAAGTTCCCACCCGGAGTGCTTGCGACCGCAGGGTTGGCCAAGCCGCGCACGAACGGCGAGGGTCACTACGACACGTTCCGCAATCGGTTGATGTTTCCGATTCGCGATGAGAACGGTCGGACGATTGCATTCGGTGGTCGAGTGATGCCGGGTTCGGACGACCCCGCCAAGTACCTGAACAGCCCGGAGACGCCGCTGTTCAGTAAGAGCCGCTCGGTCTTCGGGTTGGATCTGGCCCGCCAGCGAATCGTCGAGACGGGGATGGTCGCCGTCGTCGAAGGGTACACCGATGTGATCATGGCGCACCAGTTCGGGGTGACCAACGTCGTCTCAATCCTGGGCACCGCGATGACCGAGCAGCACGTGACACTGCTCCGACGGTTCGCATCGAAAATCGTGTTGCTGTTCGACGCCGACGCCGCCGGTGACATGGCCGTCAACCGCGCCGTCAGCCTGTTTCTCACGCAACCGATCGACATCTCGATCGCCGCGATGCCGGCAGATGTCGACCCTGACGAGTTTTTGCTGGAACATGGGGCCGAGGCGTTCGAGAAGGTGCTGGCGAACGCTCAGGACGCCCTGACGTTTAAGTGGAAGTTGCTGTCGAAGCAGTTCAACGACACCGGTGACCTCACCGTCCGCCAAAACGCCGTCGGGCAATATCTGGAGGAACTGGCGGCCGCCCGTGGATCGGGCCCGGTTGACGCGATGCGCTGGGGCATGGCGTTGCAGCGTGTGAGCCGGATGACAGATATCTCGGTTGAGGACCTCAACCGACAGTTCAAACCGGCCCGGCCGCAGTTCAATCGCCAACCGGTGCGGAACGCTCCGCCACGGTTCGAGTCGGACGGTCAAAGCCCGGCCGAATCGGACTCCGAGCCGGTCTATAAGGCCCCGGCCGGTCCTAAGACCGCCCGCGACCGCGCCGAGCGTTGGATTCTGGGAATTCTGCTCGCACAGCCAGAACGGTGGCATACTGTTCAGCAGGACGTGCTGGTGGAGGACTTCACCGAGGTCGGCCGACGCAAGCTGGCCCAGCGGTACTGGGACCACCAGCGCGACGAGGGCGAGCCGGTGTTCAGTGAGTTTCTGGGCGAGCTGAAGGACGCCGGGTTGGTGGAGCTGACGATCGACTTGGTAGACGAGGTTGAATCGCTGACCGACATGGACGCGTTGCTGAGCGAGTCGGTCGCGCACCTGAGCGAGTCGCGCCTTCGTCAGGAAGGCCAGAAGTTGATGTCGGCGCTTCGTCGCACGAACGACGAACGCCTGCCGGAGCAGACCGAGGTCGATCTGCTCCGCCAGTTGCAGGAAAAAGCCCGTCGCCCGGACCTGCGGCGAGGCTAG